A portion of the Hyalangium minutum genome contains these proteins:
- a CDS encoding TVP38/TMEM64 family protein, whose translation MKKWLRVLAPVGASIGGLLLLRLLGPDVIDQRQLRDFIEPMGKAAPFAYLFALALRPLTLLPGTLFAAVGGMVFGTLMGTVYALIGSFLASTVVFGIARKLGVRPMKRLAGEHYEALSRAASKHDFQFALLTCINPLLPTDMMLAAAAASGARFWPSIAGIMVGTLPGTFLIVQFGSGLAQGRTIMTLVSGIGLFISLVLGAFLGRRVYRDLNAPVPMPRPEPQLPEPPPAPSTPHDFSLNRKDGLPSIS comes from the coding sequence GTGAAGAAGTGGCTGCGCGTCCTGGCACCCGTGGGGGCGTCCATTGGCGGGTTGCTGCTGCTGAGGTTGCTGGGACCGGATGTCATCGACCAGCGCCAGCTCCGCGACTTCATTGAGCCCATGGGCAAGGCCGCCCCGTTCGCGTACCTGTTTGCCCTGGCCCTCCGCCCGCTGACGCTCTTGCCGGGCACGCTGTTCGCCGCAGTAGGCGGCATGGTGTTCGGCACGCTGATGGGCACGGTCTATGCGCTGATCGGGAGCTTCCTGGCGTCGACCGTGGTGTTCGGGATTGCCCGGAAGCTGGGCGTACGGCCGATGAAGCGCCTGGCCGGCGAGCACTACGAGGCGCTGTCCCGCGCCGCGAGCAAGCATGACTTCCAGTTTGCCCTGCTCACCTGCATCAACCCGCTGCTGCCCACGGACATGATGCTGGCGGCGGCGGCGGCCTCGGGGGCGCGCTTCTGGCCGTCCATCGCGGGAATCATGGTCGGCACTCTGCCCGGCACGTTCCTCATCGTGCAGTTCGGGAGTGGACTGGCCCAGGGGCGGACGATCATGACCCTGGTGTCCGGCATCGGTCTGTTCATCTCGCTGGTGCTGGGGGCCTTCCTCGGCCGCCGCGTGTACAGGGATCTCAACGCGCCGGTCCCCATGCCGCGACCGGAGCCGCAGCTGCCCGAGCCTCCTCCGGCTCCCTCCACGCCTCACGACTTCTCGCTGAACCGCAAGGACGGGCTGCCGTCCATCTCGTGA
- a CDS encoding L-threonylcarbamoyladenylate synthase → MAAPIIEVDIQHPQPRHIARAVQVLERGGVIAYPTDTYYGLGCDLMSKKAIERLYQLKGRDKKKPLSFLCPDLSDVAKYGHVSNFAYRTMKGLTPGAFTFILEATRVVPEIMMSKQKQVGIRVPDAPLARALAAGLGRPIITTSASDSEGEPLIDAKDIKEKLGHGLDLILDGGVTLMEPSTVVSLIGDSLEILREGKGRLDA, encoded by the coding sequence TTGGCAGCGCCCATCATCGAAGTAGACATTCAACACCCCCAGCCTCGGCATATTGCACGCGCAGTGCAGGTCCTCGAGCGTGGGGGCGTCATCGCCTATCCCACCGACACGTACTACGGCCTGGGGTGCGACCTGATGTCGAAGAAGGCCATCGAGCGGCTGTACCAGCTCAAGGGGCGCGACAAGAAGAAGCCGCTGTCGTTCCTGTGCCCGGACCTGTCGGACGTGGCGAAGTACGGGCACGTGAGCAACTTCGCCTACCGGACCATGAAGGGGCTGACGCCGGGAGCCTTCACGTTCATCCTCGAGGCCACCCGCGTGGTGCCCGAGATCATGATGTCGAAGCAGAAGCAGGTGGGCATCCGCGTGCCGGATGCGCCGCTGGCCCGGGCGCTGGCCGCGGGGCTGGGCCGGCCGATCATCACCACCTCGGCCAGCGACAGCGAGGGCGAACCTCTCATCGACGCCAAGGACATCAAGGAGAAGCTCGGACACGGATTGGATCTGATCCTCGACGGAGGCGTGACGCTCATGGAGCCGTCCACGGTGGTGTCGCTGATTGGCGACTCGCTGGAAATCCTCCGCGAGGGCAAGGGCCGGCTGGACGCCTAG
- the nhaA gene encoding Na+/H+ antiporter NhaA has translation MEPRPPPPVPALFKVAIAPLQAFFRLEASSGIILALCAVAAMVWANSPWASSYTGLFDAPMALELSGSRGAFTFREFINDGLMTLFFFLVGMEIKRELSAGELRTPARALLPLIAALGGMLVPAGLYLIFNAGTPAAAGWAIPMATDIAFSIGCLTLVRARVSHALVVFLTALAIFDDIGGIIVIALFYGTGLHGEWLMAAGGVAVVLAVCNRFYVRNGMVYLLLGGVLWYAMHHGGIHATLSGVMLGMFIPAVPVRRGREVLTELSSYITRCVEEPEDEAVRSAQLLYIEEQLEDIEPPLNRFVHLWHGYVAYGIVPLFALANSGISLEGMSLADLAKPLPLGIIVGLFVGKQVGIFLFTYVAVKVGVSPLPGGSRVSQLHGVAVVAGIGFTVALFVATLAFPSDPNLLAEAKLGILLGSLLSAVVGYLLLRFGPAPKVAAPSPA, from the coding sequence ATGGAGCCACGCCCGCCCCCCCCTGTCCCTGCCCTCTTCAAGGTCGCGATCGCGCCGCTCCAGGCCTTCTTCCGGCTGGAGGCCAGCAGCGGCATCATCCTGGCGCTGTGCGCGGTGGCGGCCATGGTGTGGGCCAACTCGCCCTGGGCTTCGAGCTACACGGGGCTGTTCGACGCGCCGATGGCGCTGGAGCTGTCCGGGTCGCGCGGGGCGTTCACGTTCCGGGAGTTCATCAACGACGGGCTGATGACGCTGTTCTTCTTCCTGGTGGGGATGGAGATCAAGCGAGAGCTGTCCGCCGGAGAGCTGCGCACGCCGGCGAGGGCGCTGCTGCCGCTGATCGCGGCGTTGGGGGGCATGCTGGTGCCTGCGGGGCTGTACCTGATCTTCAACGCGGGGACGCCAGCGGCGGCAGGCTGGGCGATCCCGATGGCAACGGACATTGCGTTCTCGATTGGGTGCCTGACGCTGGTGCGGGCGCGGGTGTCACACGCGCTGGTGGTGTTCCTGACGGCGTTGGCGATCTTCGACGACATCGGCGGCATCATCGTGATCGCGCTCTTCTACGGGACAGGGCTCCACGGGGAGTGGCTGATGGCGGCGGGGGGCGTGGCGGTGGTGCTGGCGGTGTGCAACCGGTTCTACGTGCGCAACGGCATGGTGTACCTGCTGCTTGGCGGAGTGCTCTGGTACGCGATGCACCACGGAGGGATCCACGCGACGCTGTCGGGGGTGATGCTGGGGATGTTCATCCCGGCGGTACCGGTACGCCGGGGGCGGGAGGTCCTCACCGAGCTGTCCTCCTACATCACCCGGTGCGTGGAGGAGCCCGAGGACGAGGCGGTGCGCAGCGCGCAGTTGCTCTACATCGAGGAGCAGTTGGAGGACATCGAGCCGCCACTGAACCGCTTCGTGCACCTGTGGCACGGATACGTGGCATACGGGATCGTGCCGCTGTTCGCGCTGGCGAACTCGGGGATTTCGCTGGAGGGCATGTCGCTGGCGGACCTGGCCAAGCCGCTGCCATTGGGAATCATCGTGGGGCTGTTCGTGGGCAAGCAGGTCGGGATCTTCCTGTTCACCTACGTGGCGGTGAAGGTGGGGGTGTCACCGCTCCCTGGAGGGTCGAGGGTTTCACAGCTGCACGGGGTGGCGGTGGTGGCGGGCATTGGGTTCACGGTGGCGCTCTTCGTGGCGACACTGGCGTTCCCGAGCGATCCGAACCTGCTGGCCGAGGCCAAGCTGGGAATCCTGCTGGGCTCGTTGCTGTCGGCGGTGGTGGGCTACCTGCTGCTGCGCTTCGGCCCTGCGCCGAAGGTGGCGGCGCCCTCGCCAGCCTGA
- the mutS gene encoding DNA mismatch repair protein MutS: protein MGGTQVKTAKGASAEVAPESNLEGMEAKAEPTGAREIASLTPMMRQYLELKALHPDTILFFRLGDFYEMFFEDAIRASELLQITLTARAKGSEKVPMCGVPYHSARRYIARLIEQGLKVAICEQMEEPGNGPGIVKREVTRIITPGMVLDEEVLEPRASNFLAAVHWAERGFGAALLEASTGEFFSVEVATAQELVEALSRVDPRELLVPEGQRSAAEVAFLTARLPRTPSVTELDKAAFEAPRAALYLKGHFSVASLEAFGLADAPLATGAAGAALRYLKDTQKTNAAHVDRLSRLERAGHLLMDESSRSNLEVLKTLRDGARKGSLLGVLDRTATSMGGRKLARWLAAPLCALPEIHARLDAVEELAQKSVWREELTTLLKEVADLERLCGRLSLGAGNARDLRALAVSLAQLPKLSAALARCSAPLLKALAGPLSALPELAELLLRAVVDEPPVTIKEGGLFRQGFHAELDELVALSTSGKDYLLKLEARERERTKISSLKVRYNKVFGYFIEVTNSNKHLVPKDYIRKQTTVGGERFITPELKEYEEKVLTAEERRCALELRLFEELRAQVVAAAPRIRSAAEAVATSDALLSFARCSAEYGYIRPVVDDSDVFSITAGRHPVVERVLSAGESFVPNDVQMSSGEAQILVITGPNMAGKSTVMRQVALTVLMAQAGCFVPAKAAHIGLCDRIFTRVGAADNLARGQSTFMVEMTETSHILHHATRKSIVILDEIGRGTSTFDGLSIAWAVAEHIHDKLGARTLFATHYHELVDLAREKPRVKNLCIAVKEHGGKVLFLRKLVPGGANRSYGIEVAKLAGLPQEVVARARDILQNLESGELDEAGRPRAAVRRGSRVAAGQLGLFGGEASGGATPEVPAVPPAQQKVLDALRNTSLDTTTPLEALNLLARLQKELK, encoded by the coding sequence ATGGGTGGAACGCAGGTGAAGACAGCCAAGGGCGCCAGCGCCGAAGTCGCTCCAGAATCCAACCTGGAGGGTATGGAAGCCAAGGCCGAGCCAACGGGGGCACGGGAGATTGCCTCCCTGACCCCCATGATGCGCCAGTATCTGGAGCTCAAGGCGCTCCACCCGGACACCATCCTCTTCTTCCGGCTCGGGGACTTCTACGAGATGTTCTTCGAGGACGCCATCCGCGCCTCGGAGTTGCTCCAGATCACCCTCACCGCGCGCGCCAAGGGCAGTGAGAAGGTGCCCATGTGCGGCGTGCCCTACCACTCGGCCCGCCGCTACATCGCCCGCCTCATCGAGCAGGGGCTCAAGGTCGCCATCTGCGAGCAGATGGAGGAGCCCGGCAATGGCCCCGGCATCGTCAAGCGCGAGGTGACGCGCATCATCACCCCCGGCATGGTGCTGGACGAGGAAGTGCTCGAGCCGCGCGCCAGCAACTTCCTGGCTGCCGTGCACTGGGCCGAGCGGGGCTTCGGCGCCGCCCTGCTCGAGGCCTCGACCGGCGAGTTCTTCTCCGTGGAGGTGGCCACCGCCCAGGAGCTGGTGGAAGCCCTGTCTCGCGTGGACCCTCGCGAGCTGCTCGTGCCCGAGGGGCAGCGGTCTGCGGCCGAGGTGGCCTTCCTCACCGCGCGTCTGCCTCGCACCCCTTCGGTGACAGAGCTGGACAAGGCCGCCTTCGAGGCTCCGCGTGCGGCGCTCTATCTGAAGGGCCATTTCTCGGTGGCCTCGCTGGAGGCCTTCGGGCTGGCGGATGCGCCCCTGGCCACCGGCGCGGCGGGCGCGGCCCTGCGCTACCTCAAGGACACCCAGAAGACGAACGCCGCGCACGTGGATCGGCTGAGCCGCCTGGAGCGCGCCGGGCATCTGCTCATGGACGAGTCCTCGCGCTCCAACCTGGAGGTGCTCAAGACGCTCCGGGATGGCGCTCGCAAGGGGAGCCTCCTGGGCGTGCTGGACCGCACTGCTACCAGCATGGGCGGCCGCAAGCTGGCTCGCTGGCTTGCCGCGCCCCTGTGTGCCCTGCCGGAGATCCATGCCCGTCTGGATGCCGTGGAGGAGCTGGCTCAGAAGAGCGTCTGGCGCGAGGAACTCACCACGCTCCTCAAGGAGGTCGCGGACCTGGAGCGGCTGTGCGGACGGCTCTCGCTCGGGGCCGGCAATGCTCGCGATCTGCGAGCCCTGGCCGTGTCGCTCGCGCAGCTGCCCAAGCTGTCCGCCGCGCTCGCTCGGTGCTCGGCACCGCTGCTCAAGGCCCTGGCGGGTCCGCTGAGCGCTCTGCCGGAGCTGGCAGAGCTTCTTCTGCGAGCCGTGGTGGATGAGCCGCCGGTGACGATCAAGGAGGGTGGCCTGTTCCGCCAGGGCTTCCACGCAGAGCTGGATGAGCTGGTGGCGCTGTCCACCTCCGGCAAGGACTACCTGCTGAAGCTCGAGGCGCGGGAGCGGGAGCGGACGAAGATCTCCTCGCTCAAGGTCCGCTACAACAAGGTGTTCGGGTACTTCATCGAGGTGACGAACAGCAACAAGCACCTGGTGCCCAAGGACTACATCCGCAAGCAGACCACGGTGGGGGGCGAGCGCTTCATCACCCCCGAGCTCAAGGAGTACGAGGAGAAGGTCCTCACCGCAGAGGAGCGTCGCTGCGCGCTGGAGCTTCGCCTCTTCGAGGAGCTGCGGGCCCAGGTGGTTGCCGCCGCCCCGCGTATCCGCTCGGCCGCCGAGGCCGTGGCCACCAGCGATGCGCTCCTGTCCTTTGCGCGCTGCTCCGCGGAGTACGGCTACATCCGGCCCGTGGTGGATGACTCGGACGTGTTCTCCATCACCGCCGGGCGCCATCCCGTGGTCGAGCGCGTGCTGAGCGCGGGCGAGTCCTTCGTCCCCAATGACGTGCAGATGAGCTCGGGCGAGGCGCAGATCCTCGTCATCACCGGTCCGAACATGGCCGGTAAGAGCACGGTGATGCGGCAGGTGGCGCTCACGGTGCTCATGGCCCAGGCGGGTTGCTTCGTCCCGGCCAAGGCGGCGCACATTGGCCTATGCGATCGGATCTTCACCCGCGTGGGCGCCGCGGACAATCTGGCGCGCGGACAGTCCACGTTCATGGTGGAGATGACGGAGACGAGCCACATCCTTCACCACGCCACGCGCAAGAGCATCGTGATCCTGGACGAGATCGGCCGTGGCACCTCCACGTTCGATGGGCTCTCCATTGCCTGGGCAGTGGCTGAGCACATCCACGACAAGCTCGGCGCGCGCACGCTGTTCGCCACGCACTACCACGAGCTGGTGGACCTGGCCCGAGAGAAGCCTCGGGTGAAGAACCTGTGCATCGCGGTCAAGGAGCACGGTGGCAAGGTGCTCTTCCTGCGCAAGCTGGTGCCCGGCGGTGCGAACCGTTCCTACGGCATCGAGGTGGCCAAGCTGGCCGGCTTGCCCCAGGAGGTGGTGGCCCGCGCTCGGGACATCCTCCAGAACCTGGAGTCCGGGGAGCTGGATGAGGCAGGGCGTCCTCGCGCTGCGGTCCGCCGGGGTTCCCGCGTGGCGGCTGGGCAGCTCGGGCTCTTCGGGGGAGAGGCGAGTGGGGGAGCAACGCCGGAGGTTCCCGCTGTACCCCCCGCGCAGCAGAAGGTGCTGGATGCGCTGCGCAACACCTCGCTGGACACCACCACGCCGCTGGAGGCCCTCAACCTCCTGGCACGGCTCCAGAAGGAGTTGAAGTAA
- a CDS encoding DUF3592 domain-containing protein — protein MQFAIPHAPRRVRFSQVPGAVGRLVRTVILGLLFMAVVGAGAAFAGRFFIKERDFFARAEEVEGFVASSKLPPPEKRVDAEATLEVLYSVDERQYTVNGVRTAAEYAEGLGRGAQVKLLVDPSQPDKPREAQFARAQSGAINLLPWGLGVGALGAVVLFLRELRRTIRAELEPLRRGDLVWLTPDGPLPETRSETVFPASYYRKDVKHAVRARARPGRAPVRNGAKVLAAVIPREQDWVRVIDEDLARTLGWIR, from the coding sequence GTGCAGTTCGCCATTCCTCACGCGCCCCGGCGTGTCCGCTTTTCCCAGGTGCCCGGCGCCGTGGGAAGGCTGGTGCGCACTGTCATCCTTGGGCTCCTGTTCATGGCCGTTGTCGGCGCGGGGGCTGCCTTCGCTGGGCGCTTCTTCATCAAGGAGCGCGACTTCTTCGCTCGGGCCGAGGAGGTGGAGGGGTTCGTCGCGAGCAGCAAGCTGCCGCCCCCGGAGAAGCGTGTCGACGCTGAAGCCACCCTGGAGGTGCTCTACAGCGTCGACGAGCGGCAATACACCGTGAACGGCGTGCGCACCGCCGCTGAGTACGCCGAGGGGCTCGGCCGGGGCGCACAGGTGAAGCTGCTCGTGGACCCGAGCCAGCCGGACAAGCCCCGCGAGGCTCAGTTCGCTCGTGCACAGTCCGGTGCCATCAACCTGCTCCCGTGGGGGTTGGGTGTTGGGGCGCTCGGCGCCGTGGTCCTGTTCCTGCGCGAGCTGCGCCGCACCATCCGCGCCGAGCTCGAGCCCCTGCGCCGGGGTGATCTGGTCTGGCTCACGCCGGATGGGCCTCTGCCTGAGACTCGCAGCGAGACCGTCTTCCCCGCCTCCTACTACCGCAAGGATGTGAAGCACGCCGTCCGCGCCCGCGCCCGCCCGGGCCGCGCCCCGGTGCGCAATGGAGCCAAGGTGCTCGCCGCGGTGATCCCCCGCGAGCAGGACTGGGTCCGCGTCATCGACGAGGATCTGGCCCGTACCCTCGGCTGGATTCGTTGA
- a CDS encoding N-acetylmuramoyl-L-alanine amidase, whose translation MRARLALFLLLLSSVASAAKRDAAEEAYQEARTAYYVLKGDAVRRKLRHHWLNVARRFEAVATDHPKSPRAPDALFTAGELMNELSRISFLLEDLQSAAGDYSKVVENHPRHRLADDAALSLARIYLDRLDHPDAARRVITDSLANNSKGDRARELKELLASLPTPKTPPPPARKPAAPAVAEAAPAPAAQPDASKAGTSLVDAISKLARESGPTNAAPAPEAQDSKASSEAPRVVVITPMKTAEAPVPTAKDSKVAATPAAPASAPAPVAVTLPSKPKTEPVAVSVVKSAPEPTVVPVKPAPSNPVLDPHIAEARMKTAAKLSRRAELTLVEQLGLKVRRVIIDPGHGGHDTGAIGKNGTREKDITLAISLKLAEELKERGLEVILTREDDHYVRLEDRAQFANESRGDLFISIHCNSAASSKLHGVETYTLNISADRYSIRLAARENASTEKGISDLQFILADLATKANTGESTRLASQVQKSLVGQLSKEYSDIKDLGNKEALFYVLLGVKMPAILVETAFLSHSEEEQRLGSEAYQDSVAQAIAQGVEEFLGDRNKLAKVD comes from the coding sequence ATGCGCGCTCGCCTCGCCCTCTTCCTGCTGCTGCTGTCGAGTGTCGCCTCCGCGGCGAAGCGGGATGCGGCCGAAGAGGCCTACCAGGAGGCGCGCACGGCCTACTACGTCCTCAAGGGAGACGCAGTGCGGCGCAAGCTGCGCCACCACTGGCTCAACGTCGCCCGCCGCTTCGAGGCCGTCGCCACCGACCACCCCAAGAGCCCTCGCGCACCAGACGCCCTCTTCACCGCCGGCGAGCTGATGAACGAGCTGAGCCGGATCTCCTTCCTCCTGGAGGATCTCCAGTCCGCCGCGGGCGACTACTCGAAGGTTGTCGAGAACCACCCGCGTCACCGCCTCGCGGATGACGCCGCGCTCTCGCTGGCCCGCATCTATCTGGATCGCCTGGACCACCCCGATGCCGCTCGCCGCGTCATCACCGACAGCCTCGCCAACAACAGCAAGGGTGACCGGGCCCGTGAGCTGAAGGAACTGCTGGCCTCGCTGCCCACGCCCAAGACGCCGCCCCCTCCCGCTCGCAAGCCCGCCGCGCCCGCTGTTGCCGAGGCGGCTCCTGCTCCCGCTGCGCAGCCGGATGCGTCCAAGGCGGGAACATCGCTGGTGGATGCCATCTCCAAGCTGGCGCGTGAGTCGGGACCCACCAACGCGGCTCCTGCCCCCGAGGCTCAGGATTCCAAGGCCAGCAGCGAGGCTCCGCGCGTCGTCGTCATCACCCCGATGAAGACGGCTGAGGCGCCCGTGCCCACCGCGAAGGACTCGAAGGTGGCGGCCACGCCCGCCGCTCCGGCCAGTGCGCCCGCCCCGGTGGCGGTGACGCTGCCCTCCAAGCCGAAGACCGAGCCGGTCGCTGTCTCCGTGGTGAAGTCTGCTCCCGAGCCCACCGTGGTGCCCGTGAAGCCCGCGCCCTCCAATCCCGTCCTGGACCCGCACATCGCCGAGGCTCGGATGAAGACCGCCGCGAAGCTGTCGCGCCGCGCGGAGCTGACGCTCGTCGAGCAGCTCGGCCTCAAGGTCCGCCGCGTCATCATCGATCCCGGCCACGGGGGCCACGACACGGGCGCCATCGGGAAGAACGGGACGCGCGAGAAGGACATCACCCTGGCCATCTCCCTGAAGCTCGCCGAGGAGCTCAAGGAGCGCGGCCTGGAGGTCATCCTCACCCGCGAGGACGATCACTACGTCCGGCTCGAGGATCGCGCCCAGTTCGCCAATGAGTCCCGCGGCGACCTGTTCATCTCCATCCACTGCAACTCCGCCGCGAGCTCCAAGCTCCACGGCGTGGAGACGTACACGCTCAACATCTCCGCGGATCGCTACTCCATCCGGCTCGCCGCGCGCGAGAACGCCTCCACCGAGAAGGGCATCAGCGATCTCCAGTTCATCCTCGCGGACCTGGCCACCAAGGCGAACACCGGCGAGTCCACCCGCCTGGCCTCCCAGGTCCAGAAGAGCCTCGTGGGCCAGCTGTCCAAGGAGTATTCGGACATCAAGGATCTGGGCAACAAGGAGGCGCTCTTCTACGTGCTGCTCGGCGTCAAGATGCCCGCGATCCTCGTGGAGACCGCCTTCCTGTCCCACTCCGAGGAGGAGCAGCGCCTGGGCTCCGAGGCGTACCAGGACAGCGTGGCTCAGGCGATCGCCCAGGGCGTGGAGGAGTTCCTCGGGGATCGCAACAAGCTGGCCAAGGTCGATTGA
- a CDS encoding general stress protein, with translation MSDKDNKGSMTVAEAGRKGGETVRNERGREFYETIGRKGGATVKAERGRSFYEEIGRKGGETVKAERGAKFYEEIGKKGGDRVKATRGPNFYEEIGRKGGQKVKKLIEEGKRAARAAMAQSEKPAEEPAAPAAPVAEEGQEPHRE, from the coding sequence ATGTCGGACAAGGACAACAAGGGCAGCATGACGGTGGCGGAGGCGGGGCGTAAGGGTGGCGAGACCGTTCGCAACGAGCGAGGTCGTGAGTTCTACGAGACCATCGGTCGTAAGGGCGGTGCGACGGTCAAGGCCGAGCGGGGCCGCTCCTTCTACGAGGAGATTGGCCGCAAGGGCGGCGAGACCGTGAAGGCCGAGCGGGGCGCCAAGTTCTACGAGGAGATCGGCAAGAAGGGTGGCGACCGCGTGAAGGCCACCCGCGGGCCGAACTTCTACGAGGAGATTGGGCGCAAGGGTGGGCAGAAGGTGAAGAAGCTCATCGAGGAGGGCAAGCGCGCGGCCCGCGCGGCCATGGCCCAGTCGGAGAAGCCCGCCGAGGAGCCGGCCGCGCCTGCGGCCCCCGTGGCCGAAGAGGGCCAGGAGCCTCATCGCGAGTAG
- a CDS encoding cation:proton antiporter codes for MKGAIIRLGLLVMLLAGISRVQEWRVDTGNSVMLAAGALLLCGLFAGKVAKGVGLPRLTGYLLVGVVVGPYALGFIPGEGVKGLELVKGLAVSLIALVAGTELHLGLIRRVGTKVALLCTAVCGVTFAVCFGALFALRPLLPFLASMTVPQALATSALVSTVVVSFSPTVTIAIVQETSARGPFTEFLMALVIIGDLFVMVAFALAAGVTRASFGGGFDLKGLLGGVGWELFGSVGVGALLAVAMLIYMRRVNRELPLFLVALCFAAAEGGARLHLSPLLVSLSAGALIANLDERESQRIHHAIQMAGLPVFALFFAAAGAGLKLSTLVTVGPAALLLVALRALAIHQSCRRFAPVEDPRLRRYLWMGLISQAGVTFGLAALISRTFPSFGPQVEVLIVAMITTHELVGPVLTRRALERSGEARGDERPQTA; via the coding sequence ATGAAGGGCGCGATCATCCGCTTGGGGCTGCTGGTCATGCTGCTGGCGGGCATCTCCCGGGTCCAGGAGTGGCGCGTGGACACCGGCAACTCGGTGATGCTGGCGGCCGGGGCGCTGCTGTTGTGCGGGCTGTTCGCGGGCAAGGTGGCCAAGGGCGTGGGGCTCCCGCGCCTCACGGGCTATTTGCTGGTGGGCGTGGTGGTGGGGCCCTACGCGCTGGGCTTCATCCCCGGCGAGGGCGTGAAGGGGCTGGAACTGGTGAAGGGGCTGGCGGTGAGCCTCATCGCCCTGGTGGCGGGCACGGAGCTGCACCTGGGGCTCATCCGCCGGGTGGGCACGAAGGTGGCCCTGCTGTGCACTGCCGTGTGCGGGGTGACGTTCGCGGTGTGCTTCGGGGCGCTGTTCGCGCTCAGGCCGCTGCTGCCCTTCCTCGCGTCCATGACGGTGCCGCAGGCCCTGGCCACGAGCGCCCTGGTGTCCACCGTGGTGGTGTCCTTCTCGCCCACGGTGACGATCGCCATCGTCCAGGAGACCTCGGCGCGCGGCCCCTTCACCGAGTTCCTCATGGCCCTGGTCATCATCGGCGACCTGTTCGTCATGGTGGCCTTCGCGCTGGCGGCCGGTGTCACCCGCGCCAGCTTCGGCGGGGGCTTCGATCTCAAGGGGCTGCTGGGCGGGGTGGGGTGGGAGCTGTTCGGCTCGGTGGGGGTGGGGGCGCTGCTGGCGGTGGCGATGCTCATCTACATGCGCCGGGTGAACCGGGAGCTGCCGCTGTTCCTGGTGGCCCTGTGCTTCGCGGCGGCCGAGGGCGGTGCACGGCTGCACTTGTCCCCGCTGCTGGTGTCGCTGTCGGCCGGGGCATTGATCGCCAACCTGGACGAGCGCGAGAGCCAGCGCATCCACCACGCCATCCAGATGGCGGGCCTGCCCGTGTTCGCGCTCTTCTTCGCGGCGGCGGGCGCGGGGTTGAAGCTGTCCACGCTGGTGACAGTGGGGCCGGCGGCGCTGCTGCTGGTGGCGCTGCGGGCGCTGGCCATCCACCAGTCCTGCCGCCGCTTCGCGCCCGTCGAGGACCCCCGGCTGCGGCGCTACCTGTGGATGGGGCTCATCTCCCAGGCGGGCGTCACTTTCGGGCTGGCGGCGCTCATCTCGCGGACCTTCCCAAGTTTTGGGCCCCAAGTGGAGGTGCTCATCGTCGCGATGATTACCACCCACGAACTGGTGGGCCCCGTGCTTACCCGCCGGGCACTGGAGCGCAGTGGGGAAGCGCGAGGGGACGAACGCCCGCAGACAGCGTAA
- the xerD gene encoding site-specific tyrosine recombinase XerD produces MEGLLDAFIAFIRAERGLSGKTVDAYAADLTVYFEDLRARGILDVARMTKEDVVEHLRRLGQRGLSRRSQARHLAAVRGFHRFLIAEKLAEKDPTEDMDTPRSERKLPSFLTLEEVEQLLAAPDERHPEGLRDKAMLELLYATGLRVSELCGLGINDVQLGAGYLVAKGKGSKERVVPVGSKAVEKVQEYLEGTRQLLLKQSDSRALFVTRRGGPFTRMGFWKLLKRYALKAGIRKPLSPHKLRHSFATHLVERGADLRAVQAMLGHADLATTQIYTHVNSARLRAVYDQHHPRSDSAPPVPRPKRRRAEAGG; encoded by the coding sequence ATGGAAGGGCTGCTCGATGCATTCATCGCCTTCATCCGTGCCGAGCGCGGACTGTCCGGCAAGACGGTGGACGCCTACGCCGCGGACCTCACGGTGTACTTCGAGGATCTGCGTGCGCGCGGCATCCTCGATGTGGCGCGGATGACCAAGGAGGACGTGGTCGAGCACTTGCGGCGGCTTGGGCAGCGCGGCCTGTCGAGGCGCAGCCAGGCGCGGCACCTGGCGGCCGTGCGGGGCTTCCACCGGTTCCTGATCGCGGAGAAGCTGGCGGAGAAGGATCCCACCGAGGACATGGACACGCCTCGGTCCGAGCGCAAGCTGCCGTCCTTCCTCACGCTGGAAGAGGTGGAGCAGCTGCTGGCAGCGCCGGACGAGCGCCATCCCGAGGGCCTCCGGGACAAGGCGATGCTGGAGCTGCTGTACGCCACGGGCCTGCGCGTGAGCGAGCTGTGTGGCCTGGGCATCAACGACGTGCAGCTGGGGGCGGGCTACCTGGTGGCAAAGGGCAAGGGCTCGAAGGAGCGTGTCGTCCCGGTGGGCAGCAAGGCGGTGGAGAAGGTCCAGGAGTACCTGGAGGGGACGCGGCAGCTGCTGCTGAAGCAGAGCGACTCGCGGGCCCTCTTCGTGACGCGCCGGGGCGGCCCCTTCACGCGCATGGGCTTTTGGAAGCTGCTCAAGCGCTACGCTCTCAAGGCGGGCATCCGCAAGCCGCTGTCGCCCCACAAGCTGAGGCACTCGTTCGCCACCCACCTCGTGGAGCGAGGGGCGGATCTGCGAGCGGTCCAGGCCATGCTCGGCCATGCGGATCTGGCCACCACGCAGATCTATACGCACGTGAACAGCGCCCGGCTTCGTGCCGTGTACGATCAGCACCACCCTCGGAGCGACTCTGCTCCGCCTGTGCCTCGCCCGAAGAGACGCCGGGCCGAGGCTGGGGGCTGA